A region from the Curtobacterium sp. MCBA15_012 genome encodes:
- a CDS encoding DUF4194 domain-containing protein: protein MSDTTPAPVDQVVTDHGDTHHRDAAHVPDAVPADPADRSGPADGLDPASADDTVDEERDQTTFALFEGDEGRLDEPQRRALVALLRNTYVSARTHADEWRAITDGEHQLRSRCNDLFLELHVDRVREVAWKRQARSESQRRTFPTLLRDVPYTREETIVLVYLRMRLRADARPGLDQVVVDRSEILGHVAGFLPPTTDRTRDESRVAKAIDRLVTSRILVKTTDPDRFRVASVVEVLLPLDQLRDLDRWLQGATTDGGAPTDGGDPGLPADPTDTDDEGEPSA from the coding sequence GTGAGCGACACGACGCCGGCACCCGTCGACCAGGTGGTCACCGACCACGGCGACACCCACCACCGCGACGCGGCGCACGTCCCCGACGCGGTCCCCGCCGACCCGGCGGACCGGTCCGGTCCCGCCGACGGCCTCGACCCGGCCAGCGCGGACGACACCGTCGACGAGGAGCGCGACCAGACGACCTTCGCCCTGTTCGAGGGCGACGAGGGCCGGCTCGACGAACCGCAGCGACGCGCGCTCGTGGCACTGCTCCGCAACACCTACGTCAGTGCCCGGACGCACGCCGACGAGTGGCGCGCGATCACCGACGGCGAGCACCAGCTGCGCTCGCGGTGCAACGACCTGTTCCTCGAGCTGCACGTGGACCGCGTGCGCGAGGTCGCGTGGAAGCGCCAGGCCCGCTCGGAGAGCCAGCGCCGCACCTTCCCGACCCTGCTGCGCGACGTCCCGTACACGCGCGAGGAGACGATCGTCCTCGTCTACCTGCGCATGCGGCTCCGCGCCGACGCCCGCCCCGGCCTCGACCAGGTCGTGGTCGACCGGTCCGAGATCCTCGGGCACGTCGCCGGCTTCCTCCCGCCGACCACCGACCGCACCCGCGACGAGTCCCGCGTCGCGAAGGCGATCGACCGCCTCGTGACCTCGCGCATCCTGGTGAAGACCACCGACCCGGACCGCTTCCGCGTCGCGAGCGTCGTCGAGGTCCTGCTCCCCCTCGACCAGCTCCGCGACCTCGACCGCTGGCTGCAGGGCGCGACCACCGACGGTGGTGCGCCGACCGACGGCGGCGACCCGGGCCTCCCGGCCGACCCGACCGACACCGACGACGAAGGCGAGCCGAGCGCATGA